The Papaver somniferum cultivar HN1 chromosome 3, ASM357369v1, whole genome shotgun sequence genome includes a region encoding these proteins:
- the LOC113359538 gene encoding uncharacterized protein LOC113359538, producing MAFESMTISFAGAIKGWKEGCRRVIGLDACHLNGKCDGVLMAATGLDGENGLITLEIGVFPAETIENWVMFLTDLKPLLLSHEQPLTFISDRQKWLLEVVPLVFPGSHHRYCWRHLYNNFKQHFKVQKLYSLLWNPAKCYKNKHKHMEDMKKENPAAVVYLEKVGFESWSRAFFDDTSKCEHLNKNFSESFNSMAKNLRDKPICRLGILYNQLVMSLFHKRRKESAKWNPNGLVPTAIKLIGKLCKLVGAFKVDPCVSGKLYEVTNEGSKEVFIVNLEEKQYCSHYYTDVAYRATYAEVVFPFPPQEDWHELEEHEEVELEYVIKIRKSGRPRVKRRRAWDEPKVPTKVYSCSRCKLTSHNKTTCKGGDVGKNPKAKRPSPTKKQSSQPSGIEKTAAASSSKAKKAPAKASTTSKKQNKSKVHSGIAGRREAKLMVQWTTFNAVIIFSTSLTAFI from the exons ATGGCTTTTGAGTCAATGACAATAAGCTTTGCTGGAGCTATCAAAGGGTGGAAGGAAGGGTGTAGAAGAGTTATTGGGCTAGATGCTTGTCATCTAAATGGTAAGTGTGATGGTGTGTTGATGGCTGCAACTGGGTTAGATGGTGAAAATGGTTTAATCACATTAGAAATTGGTGTTTTTCCTGCTGAAACAATTGAGAATTGGGTAATGTTCCTCACTGACTTGAAGCCATTACTCTTAAGCCATGAACAACCATTGACATTCATTTCAGATAGGCAAAAATGGCTACTTGAAGTTGTTCCTTTAGTGTTCCCAGGCTCACATCACAGATATTGTTGGAG GCACTTGTATAACAATTTCAAGCAGCACTTTAAGGTACAAAAATTGTATAGCTTATTGTGGAATCCAGCCAAATGCTACAAgaacaaacat AAACATATGGAAGATATGAAGAAGGAGAATCCTGCTGCTGTGGTgtaccttgaaaaggttggtttTGAGTCATGGTCTAGAGCCTTTTTTGATGACACTAGTAAGTGTGAACACCTCAATAAAAACTTTAGTGAGTCATTTAATTCCATGGCAAAAAACCTTAGGGACAAACCAATATGCAGACTAGGAATTCTTTATAATCAGTTGGTTATGAGTTTGTTTCACAAAAGGAGAAAAGAAAGTGCAAAATGGAATCCAAATGGATTGGTTCCTACTGCTATCAAACTGATTGGTAAATTGTGTAAGTTGGTTGGTGCATTTAAAGTAGACCCATGTGTGAGTGGTAAATTATATGAAGTTACAAATGAGGGTAGCAAGGAAGTTTTTATTGTGAACTTGGAAGAAAAGCA gtattgCTCTCATTATTACACAGATGTTGCATACAGAGCCACATATGCTGAAGTTGTCTTTCCATTTCCTCCTCAAGAAGATTGGCATGAG ttggaAGAACATGAAGAGGTTGAATTGGAATATGTTATCAAGATCAGGAAATCCGGAAGGCCTAGAGTTAAGAGGAGGAGAGCATGGGATGAGCCTAAAGTACCTACAAAGGTATATTCATGTTCAAGATGTAAATTAACTAGTCATAACAAAACTACATGTAAAGGTGGTGATGTTGGAAAGAATCCAAAAGCTAAGAG ACCTTCTCCTACGAAGAAGCAATCATCTCAACCATCTGGCATTGAAAAAACAGCAGCTGCATCTTCTTCTAAAGCTAAGAAAGCTCCTGCTAAAGCTTCTACAACTTCAAAGAAGCAGAACAAGA GTAAG GTACATTCTGGAATTGCAGGTAGAAGAGAAGCAAAGTTGATGGTACAGTGGACAACTTTCAATGCAGTGATCATCTTCTCCACAAGCTTGACAGCTTTTATCTGA
- the LOC113359540 gene encoding uncharacterized protein LOC113359540, with protein sequence MVELWFTKNRVCYDEEIPNLVNFKLRIMQFTKENSIRMKGKIRGSIYDMSITTVFDIKGVKVISSEVKECIFRFPAINQVLICCDGASKGNPGISGYGFVGRNNTGGYLGAVAGGLGVATNFIAEVMTLIYAGEWDTIIQYFNVCFSLDSKPVLQAFS encoded by the coding sequence ATGGTGGAGCTCTGGTTTACTAAAAACAGAGTATGCTATGATGAGGAAATACCAAACTTGGTAAATTTCAAATTGAGGATAATGCAGTTTACAAAAGAGAACAGTATAAGAATGAAGGGTAAAATCAGGGGATCTATATATGATATGAGCATCACGACAGTATTTGACATCAAGGGTGTGAAGGTTATATCATCTGAGGTAAAAGAATGCATTTTCAGATTTCCTGCAATAAATCAAGTGCTCATTTGCTGTGATGGAGCATCCAAAGGGAATCCTGGTATTTCTGGGTACGGATTTGTTGGAAGGAACAATACTGGAGGCTATCTTGGTGCAGTGGCTGGTGGTTTGGGTGTAGCCACTAATTTCATTGCTGAAGTAATGACTTTAATCTATGCAGGTGAATGGGATACAATAATACAGTATTTTAATGTTTGTTTTAGTCTGGATTCAAAGCCAGTACTGCAAGCTTTCAGCTAA